In the bacterium genome, CAGCGGCCTTGTCGAGGCAGCGCAGCGGCGAATCCTCGGTTTGAGCGAGGATCTCTTCGGCCGAGGCCTGGATCTTTTGGGCCCGGATGGCCCCCACCGCGGTGACATGGCCGGCGATCTTGACGCCGAACTCCTCGAGCAGACGGCGGGCGACGGCGCCGGCCGCCACCCGCATGGTGGTTTCGCGGGCGCTGGCCCGCTCCAGGACGTTGCGCAGGTCGCGGAAATTGTATTTGAGACCGCCGACCAAGTCGGCATGGCCGGGCCGAGGCCGGGTGACAAGCCGTTTCAAGGGCTGATCGGTGGGCCCGATGCTCATTTCGGTCTGCCAGTTCTTCCAATCGCTATTGTGGACCAGGAGGCAGATCGGCGAGCCCAGGGTCAGTCCGTGGCGAACGCCGGCCAGGATCTCGACTTGGTCGGTCTCGATCTTCATGCGGCCGCCGCGGCCGTAACCTTTTTGGCGCCGGGCCAGCTGCCGGTCGATCTCTTCCTTGGGGAGCGAAAGACCGGAGGGCATCCCCTCGAGGATGGCGGTGAGCGCCGGGCCATGGGACTCGCCGGCGGTGAGATAACGAAGTTTGGTCAAAGGCTGCATCGAAAAAAAATCCCCGTAGGGTTACGGGGATGGTCTCCTACAAAATCGTGCGGTCATCAATCATTCTTCCGGAAAAACTTTATCCTTTTCCGAGAGTTTGAAACCCAAAGCGAGAATGATCTTTCGCATTGTGTCCATCCGGCAGCTCATCCCGCCCTCGACGCGATCGATGGTCAGCGCCGAAAGTCCGGCCTTGCGGGCCAACTCAGCCTTGCTCATCAGCTGCTCTTCCCGAATCTTCTGAACATGGTTCTTCACGAGCTTCGATTCTTTCTTCGGCTTCAGCGTCTCGGCTCGTTTTTCGATTTCTGCACTCATGGTTT is a window encoding:
- the aroC gene encoding chorismate synthase, with translation MTKLRYLTAGESHGPALTAILEGMPSGLSLPKEEIDRQLARRQKGYGRGGRMKIETDQVEILAGVRHGLTLGSPICLLVHNSDWKNWQTEMSIGPTDQPLKRLVTRPRPGHADLVGGLKYNFRDLRNVLERASARETTMRVAAGAVARRLLEEFGVKIAGHVTAVGAIRAQKIQASAEEILAQTEDSPLRCLDKAAEPLMVELVDQAKKKGDSLGGIFEVMVEGLPPGLGSYVQWDRKLDGRLAQAILSIQAVKGCEIGDGFENALKFGSEVHDPIFYDAQRKAFTRSSNRAGGMEGSMTTGLPLIVRGFLKPISTLYEPLHSVDIETKEEFQASVERSDTCAIAAAAVIGEAVVALTLADAWLEKFGGDSMAELRRNVESYLLQVQGY
- a CDS encoding helix-turn-helix transcriptional regulator, with product MSAEIEKRAETLKPKKESKLVKNHVQKIREEQLMSKAELARKAGLSALTIDRVEGGMSCRMDTMRKIILALGFKLSEKDKVFPEE